One Bacillus sp. FJAT-52991 genomic region harbors:
- a CDS encoding LCP family protein gives MERRSRSRKKKNKKKLFLIVLLLILAIGGGTIFAAYSVINNALDGIVNKNALQKSEKREEQVSLKNKEAFTVLLLGVDEREGDRGRSDTMLLMSVNGQENSVKMLSIPRDTRVEIVGKGTEDKINHAYAFGGVDMSAKTVEQFLDVPVDYYVEMNMDGFKDLVDAVGGVEVENTFAFTYDGETFPEGKITLSGEEALKYTRMRYEDPQGDFGRQARQRQVIEGILDKGASMTSILKYNEILGALEKNVQTNLTVDEMMNIQKNYASARHNIQQETIKGTGEKMDGVYYYLVSDEEKERVSDMLKQHLNIQ, from the coding sequence ATGGAAAGAAGATCAAGGTCCAGAAAAAAGAAAAATAAGAAAAAGCTTTTTCTCATTGTTTTATTGCTCATATTAGCCATTGGAGGAGGAACTATTTTCGCCGCGTATTCGGTTATCAATAACGCTTTAGATGGCATTGTAAATAAAAATGCGTTACAGAAATCTGAAAAGCGCGAAGAACAAGTTTCCTTGAAGAATAAAGAAGCATTTACCGTTTTACTTTTAGGAGTGGATGAGCGAGAAGGAGACCGAGGTCGGTCCGATACAATGTTGCTTATGTCGGTGAATGGTCAGGAAAACTCTGTGAAGATGTTAAGTATTCCACGTGACACGCGTGTTGAAATCGTAGGAAAAGGAACCGAAGATAAGATTAACCATGCGTACGCTTTTGGCGGAGTGGATATGTCGGCGAAAACGGTTGAACAATTTCTAGATGTGCCAGTCGATTACTATGTGGAAATGAACATGGATGGCTTTAAAGATTTAGTCGATGCCGTCGGTGGCGTTGAAGTGGAAAATACATTTGCTTTCACCTATGATGGAGAGACATTCCCAGAAGGAAAGATCACTTTAAGCGGGGAAGAAGCACTTAAGTATACACGCATGCGCTATGAAGATCCACAAGGTGACTTCGGTCGACAAGCCCGCCAACGCCAAGTCATTGAAGGTATCCTCGACAAAGGGGCTAGCATGACATCTATTTTGAAATACAATGAAATTTTGGGCGCATTAGAAAAGAACGTTCAGACAAATTTAACAGTAGACGAAATGATGAACATCCAAAAGAACTACGCCTCAGCAAGACACAACATACAGCAAGAAACGATCAAAGGAACAGGCGAAAAAATGGACGGTGTCTACTACTATCTAGTGTCTGACGAAGAAAAAGAACGCGTTTCTGATATGTTAAAACAACATTTAAATATTCAATAA